A single window of Cytobacillus dafuensis DNA harbors:
- a CDS encoding DUF3388 domain-containing protein yields MGKTEWYLEYEIQKNRPGLLGDISSLLGMLSINIVTINGVDEGRRGLLILAKNNEQIVRLESILQTMDTIKLIKLREPKLRDRLAVRHGRYIQRDADDKKTFRFVRDELGLLVDFMAELFKQDGHKLIGIRGMPRVGKTESIVASSVCANKRWLFVSSTLLKQTIRSQLIHDEYNENNLFIIDGIVSSRRANERHWQLIREIMHMNAVKVVEHPDIFVENTEYSIEDFDYIIELRNDPEEEIKYDIVDKTRMISENDFGGFDFS; encoded by the coding sequence TTGGGTAAAACAGAGTGGTATTTAGAGTACGAAATTCAAAAGAACCGACCTGGTTTGCTAGGTGATATTTCGTCCCTTTTAGGAATGCTTTCAATTAACATAGTAACAATTAATGGTGTCGATGAAGGCCGAAGGGGATTGCTTATACTAGCAAAAAACAATGAACAAATTGTTCGCTTAGAGTCTATTTTACAGACAATGGATACAATAAAATTAATTAAACTGCGTGAACCAAAATTGAGGGATCGTCTCGCTGTTCGTCATGGAAGATACATACAAAGAGATGCGGATGATAAGAAAACATTCCGATTCGTAAGGGACGAGCTTGGACTATTAGTTGACTTTATGGCAGAATTATTTAAGCAAGATGGACACAAACTAATAGGAATAAGAGGAATGCCTCGTGTAGGAAAAACGGAGTCTATCGTCGCTTCAAGTGTATGTGCGAATAAAAGGTGGTTGTTTGTTTCTTCCACTCTTTTAAAACAAACGATACGCAGCCAATTGATTCATGATGAGTATAATGAGAACAATTTGTTTATTATTGATGGAATTGTATCATCAAGACGAGCAAATGAGCGTCATTGGCAGCTTATTCGTGAAATTATGCATATGAATGCTGTGAAAGTAGTAGAGCACCCAGATATTTTTGTTGAAAATACTGAGTATTCTATTGAAGATTTTGATTATATTATTGAACTGCGCAATGATCCTGAAGAAGAAATAAAATATGATATTGTCGATAAAACAAGGATGATCTCCGAGAATGATTTTGGAGGCTTTGATTTTTCGTGA
- a CDS encoding ABC transporter permease: protein MSNRFKNLIVPVLAVVLGMLVGTIIMLVTGYDAGAAFSALFEGAFGDIYYTGETIRQVTPYILAGLAVGFAFKTGLFNIGVEGQLIVGWLASVWVGVAFDLPKIIHLPLAVLAAAAAGALWAFIPGFLKARFRVHEVIVTIMLNYVALHLSNYLIRTVLSEKSDRTPNIHDTASLKSPFLEGLTDYSRLHWGIVIALICVFIMWFILQKTTLGYELKAVGFNQHASEYAGMNVRKNIILSMVISGAFAGLAGAMEGLGTFGYAPVRGGFTGVGFDGIAVALLGGSAPIGIVLAALLFGSLKVGALNMPLEAGVPNELVDIIIALIVFFVGASYMIRIFIERLSKKKGVK from the coding sequence ATGTCTAATCGTTTTAAAAATCTCATTGTTCCTGTTCTTGCTGTTGTACTCGGCATGCTTGTCGGTACAATTATCATGCTTGTAACGGGTTATGATGCTGGTGCAGCATTTAGCGCCCTTTTTGAAGGAGCATTTGGTGATATTTATTATACTGGAGAAACCATTCGACAGGTAACACCATATATCCTTGCTGGACTTGCTGTAGGGTTTGCATTTAAAACTGGACTATTTAATATAGGTGTAGAAGGTCAACTCATTGTTGGCTGGTTAGCGTCGGTATGGGTAGGTGTTGCCTTTGATCTACCGAAAATCATTCATTTGCCATTAGCTGTATTAGCTGCTGCAGCGGCTGGAGCTCTTTGGGCATTTATTCCTGGCTTTTTGAAAGCTAGGTTCAGAGTCCATGAAGTTATCGTAACGATTATGCTAAACTATGTCGCTTTACATTTATCAAATTATCTTATAAGAACCGTATTATCAGAAAAGAGTGACAGAACACCCAACATTCATGATACTGCTTCATTAAAATCACCTTTTCTAGAAGGATTGACAGATTATTCTCGTTTACATTGGGGAATCGTTATTGCGCTCATCTGTGTATTTATCATGTGGTTTATTCTTCAAAAAACAACATTGGGCTACGAATTAAAGGCTGTTGGATTTAATCAGCATGCTTCTGAATATGCTGGAATGAATGTTCGAAAAAACATTATTTTATCAATGGTCATTTCAGGTGCATTCGCTGGACTTGCAGGTGCAATGGAAGGTTTGGGGACTTTTGGATATGCACCGGTTAGGGGCGGATTTACTGGAGTTGGATTTGATGGAATAGCTGTTGCCCTATTGGGTGGTAGTGCTCCTATCGGAATTGTATTAGCTGCACTGCTTTTTGGTTCTTTAAAAGTGGGAGCTTTAAACATGCCACTTGAAGCAGGTGTGCCAAATGAGCTTGTCGATATTATCATTGCTTTAATCGTATTCTTCGTTGGAGCAAGCTATATGATCCGTATTTTTATCGAACGACTCAGCAAGAAAAAGGGGGTGAAATAA
- the yfmF gene encoding EF-P 5-aminopentanol modification-associated protein YfmF → MDLLTESVKSMNGYKLHIVNTDKYKTNTIVWKMKAPLNKESVTFRALLPYVLQSNSESYPTTGKLRTYLDELYGATLFVDLAKKGEYHIISFSMEVANEKFLADSSALLKKAFQFLAEILTKPNVQGESFEKETVEKEKRTLKQRIQSVFDDKMRYSNFRLIQEMCEEEPYSLHVHGDKDSVDQITAENLYQYYKNALSQDELDLYVIGDVDEKEVESFAHELLQFEDRKPQSISYLNYSRKNNVHEVKEEQDVKQGKLNIGYRTNVVYGDEDYYALQVFNGIFGGFSHSKLFINVREKASLAYYASSRLESHKGLMMVMSGIENKNYDQAISIINAQMEAMKNGDFTDDELVQTKAVIKNQLLETIDTARGIVEILYHNVVSKKDVTINDWMEKMDSTSKDEIVAVASKVTLDTIYFLTGKEEK, encoded by the coding sequence ATGGATTTATTAACAGAATCTGTTAAATCAATGAACGGTTATAAGCTCCATATTGTTAATACAGATAAATATAAAACGAATACAATTGTTTGGAAAATGAAAGCGCCATTAAATAAAGAATCAGTAACCTTTAGAGCCTTATTACCCTATGTCTTACAAAGCAATAGTGAAAGCTATCCAACTACTGGAAAGCTTAGAACGTATTTAGATGAGCTTTATGGAGCAACTCTTTTTGTGGATTTAGCAAAAAAAGGTGAGTATCATATTATCAGTTTTTCAATGGAAGTTGCAAACGAAAAGTTTTTAGCTGACAGCTCAGCTCTGTTGAAAAAAGCATTTCAGTTTTTAGCGGAAATTTTAACAAAGCCTAATGTTCAAGGAGAATCATTTGAAAAAGAGACGGTGGAGAAGGAAAAAAGAACATTAAAGCAAAGAATTCAGTCCGTTTTTGACGATAAAATGCGTTACTCAAACTTTCGTCTAATTCAAGAAATGTGTGAAGAGGAACCATATTCTCTTCATGTTCATGGTGATAAGGATTCAGTTGACCAAATCACCGCTGAAAATCTGTATCAATATTATAAAAATGCTTTAAGTCAAGATGAATTGGACCTTTATGTCATCGGGGATGTGGATGAAAAGGAAGTTGAGTCTTTTGCTCATGAGCTTTTGCAGTTTGAGGATCGTAAGCCACAAAGTATTAGCTACTTAAACTACAGTAGAAAAAACAATGTTCATGAAGTAAAAGAAGAGCAGGATGTTAAGCAAGGAAAACTTAATATCGGGTATCGTACCAATGTAGTATATGGAGACGAAGATTATTATGCATTACAAGTATTCAATGGAATATTTGGAGGGTTCTCTCATTCTAAGCTTTTTATTAACGTAAGGGAAAAAGCCAGTCTTGCCTACTATGCTTCAAGTAGACTAGAGAGCCATAAAGGATTAATGATGGTTATGTCTGGCATTGAGAATAAAAATTATGATCAGGCTATTAGTATTATCAATGCTCAAATGGAAGCAATGAAAAATGGAGACTTTACAGATGATGAACTTGTACAGACAAAAGCAGTAATAAAAAATCAGTTGCTTGAGACGATTGATACTGCTAGAGGGATCGTTGAAATTCTATATCATAATGTTGTTTCCAAGAAGGATGTTACCATCAATGATTGGATGGAGAAAATGGATAGCACTTCAAAGGACGAAATTGTTGCAGTTGCAAGTAAAGTAACTTTAGATACCATTTACTTTTTAACTGGAAAGGAGGAAAAATAA
- a CDS encoding ABC transporter ATP-binding protein: MEYVIEMLNIRKEFPGIVANDNITLQLKKGEIHALLGENGAGKSTLMNVLFGLYQPENGEIRVNGEPVKITNPNIANDLGIGMVHQHFMLVEPFTVTENIILGKETTSGGKIDIKNAEKKVREISEKYGLAVDPQAKISDISVGMQQRVEILKTLYRGAEILIFDEPTAVLTPQEIHELIQIMKTLINEGKSIILITHKLKEIMEVCDRVTVIRKGVGIGTVNVSETNPNELASLMVGREVTFKTEKIPADPKQNVLDIKDLHVKDSRGLSAINGLDLQIRAGEIVGIAGVDGNGQTELLEAITGLRRSESGSIMINGKNIRNHSPRKVTESGVGHIPQDRHKHGLVLDFPIGENMVLQTYYQKPFSNKGVLNFKEIYKKANSLIKEFDVRTPSEFTLARALSGGNQQKAIIGREVDRDPDLLIAAQPTRGLDVGAIEFIHKRLIEQRDHGKAVLLLSFELDEIMNVSDRIAVIYEGKIVAIVDPKQTTEQELGLLMAGSQRKEAGEEANV, translated from the coding sequence ATGGAATATGTAATTGAGATGCTCAATATCCGTAAGGAGTTTCCGGGGATTGTTGCAAACGATAACATTACCCTACAACTGAAAAAAGGTGAAATTCATGCATTATTAGGTGAAAATGGTGCGGGCAAATCAACATTAATGAATGTTCTTTTCGGTTTATATCAGCCGGAAAACGGTGAAATTCGTGTTAATGGCGAACCAGTAAAAATTACGAATCCTAATATTGCTAATGATCTAGGAATCGGAATGGTGCATCAGCATTTTATGCTAGTTGAGCCTTTTACAGTGACTGAAAACATTATTTTAGGAAAAGAAACAACGAGTGGCGGAAAAATTGATATTAAAAACGCTGAAAAAAAAGTTCGTGAAATTTCTGAGAAATATGGTCTTGCTGTTGATCCACAAGCAAAAATTTCAGACATATCTGTTGGCATGCAGCAAAGAGTAGAAATACTAAAAACTCTTTACCGCGGTGCTGAAATTTTAATATTCGATGAACCAACTGCTGTATTAACCCCTCAGGAAATACATGAGCTCATTCAAATCATGAAGACATTAATTAATGAAGGTAAATCCATTATTCTGATTACGCATAAATTAAAGGAAATTATGGAAGTGTGTGATCGAGTAACGGTTATTCGTAAAGGTGTAGGCATTGGTACTGTAAATGTTAGTGAAACGAATCCAAATGAGCTAGCAAGCTTAATGGTTGGACGAGAAGTTACTTTCAAAACTGAAAAAATACCAGCAGATCCAAAACAAAATGTTTTAGATATTAAAGATCTTCATGTTAAAGATTCCAGAGGATTGTCTGCAATCAATGGTCTCGATCTCCAAATTCGGGCTGGAGAAATCGTTGGTATTGCAGGGGTAGATGGAAACGGTCAGACTGAATTATTAGAAGCAATTACAGGGCTGCGTAGATCTGAAAGCGGTTCAATTATGATCAATGGAAAGAATATACGAAATCACTCACCTAGAAAAGTAACAGAATCTGGAGTGGGGCATATCCCTCAAGACCGTCATAAGCATGGACTAGTGCTTGATTTTCCAATTGGAGAAAATATGGTTTTGCAAACATACTATCAAAAGCCATTTTCAAATAAAGGTGTCTTAAATTTTAAGGAAATTTATAAGAAAGCGAATAGCCTGATTAAAGAATTTGATGTTCGAACTCCTAGTGAATTCACATTAGCAAGAGCATTGTCGGGTGGGAATCAGCAAAAGGCAATAATTGGTCGTGAGGTTGATCGAGATCCGGACTTGCTAATTGCGGCACAGCCAACTCGTGGACTTGACGTTGGAGCCATTGAATTTATTCATAAACGTCTAATTGAGCAGCGTGATCATGGAAAAGCTGTATTGCTTTTATCCTTTGAGCTTGATGAGATTATGAATGTAAGCGATCGCATTGCTGTTATTTACGAAGGTAAGATAGTAGCAATTGTAGATCCAAAACAAACGACTGAACAAGAATTAGGGTTATTAATGGCTGGTTCTCAACGGAAGGAAGCGGGTGAAGAAGCAAATGTCTAA
- the yfmH gene encoding EF-P 5-aminopentanol modification-associated protein YfmH, producing MEKITFDQLQEELFYEKLENGLDVYILPKAGFNKTYATFTTKYGSIDDHFLPPGKEESVKVPDGIAHFLEHKLFEKEDGDVFQQFSKQGASANAFTSFTRTAYLFSSTSNVEKNLETLIDFVQEPYFTEKTVEKEKGIIGQEITMYDDNPDWRLYFGLIQNMYKNHPVKIDIAGTIDSISHITKDMLYECYHTFYHPSNMLLFIVGPIEPNQIMNLVKDNQGKKEYSELPEIKRLFEEEPTVVAEEKQVLQMNVQTSKCLVGIKAKNVNQSGEEMLKMELCINVMLDILFGKSSDHYSLLYNEGLIDDSFSYDYTQEAGFGFAMVGGDTDDPDRLADSLKSILLKGKENGVITNESLERTKKKKIGAFLRAINSPEYIANQFTRYAFNEMNLFDVVPTLEGITLEDIEVAANELLSEDRFTVCQVVPKR from the coding sequence ATGGAAAAAATCACTTTCGATCAGTTACAGGAAGAATTGTTTTATGAAAAGCTTGAAAATGGTCTAGATGTGTATATTCTTCCGAAAGCTGGCTTTAACAAAACATATGCGACCTTTACAACAAAATATGGTTCGATCGATGATCATTTCCTCCCGCCGGGGAAGGAAGAAAGTGTGAAGGTTCCTGATGGAATCGCCCACTTTCTAGAGCATAAGCTTTTTGAAAAGGAAGATGGTGATGTTTTTCAGCAATTTAGTAAGCAAGGTGCATCTGCCAATGCATTTACTTCTTTTACGAGAACTGCTTATTTATTTTCTAGTACATCAAATGTGGAAAAAAATCTTGAAACTTTAATTGATTTTGTTCAAGAGCCATATTTTACTGAAAAAACGGTTGAGAAGGAAAAAGGAATCATAGGGCAAGAGATCACAATGTATGACGACAATCCGGACTGGAGACTGTATTTTGGATTAATTCAAAATATGTATAAAAATCATCCTGTGAAAATTGATATTGCCGGGACGATTGATTCAATTTCCCATATTACGAAAGATATGCTCTATGAGTGCTACCATACATTTTATCATCCGAGCAATATGCTATTATTTATCGTTGGCCCAATTGAACCAAATCAAATAATGAATCTTGTTAAGGATAACCAAGGAAAAAAGGAATATAGTGAATTACCAGAAATCAAACGCCTTTTTGAAGAAGAACCAACAGTCGTTGCAGAGGAAAAACAAGTTCTGCAAATGAATGTCCAAACATCAAAATGTTTAGTAGGTATAAAGGCAAAAAATGTTAATCAATCTGGAGAAGAAATGCTGAAGATGGAGCTTTGTATAAATGTTATGCTAGATATATTGTTTGGAAAAAGCTCTGATCATTATAGCTTATTATATAATGAAGGATTAATTGATGACTCGTTCTCGTATGATTATACCCAGGAAGCTGGTTTTGGTTTTGCGATGGTCGGTGGAGACACAGATGATCCTGATCGATTAGCCGATTCTCTAAAGAGTATCTTATTAAAAGGGAAAGAGAACGGTGTTATTACGAATGAAAGTTTAGAGAGAACAAAAAAGAAAAAAATTGGTGCTTTCCTTCGCGCCATTAATTCTCCTGAATACATTGCTAACCAGTTTACAAGGTATGCTTTTAATGAAATGAATTTATTTGATGTTGTTCCAACTCTTGAAGGAATTACGTTAGAAGATATTGAAGTCGCTGCGAATGAGCTATTATCTGAAGACAGATTTACGGTTTGTCAAGTTGTGCCTAAAAGATAA
- the ymfI gene encoding elongation factor P 5-aminopentanone reductase, producing MKKHVLITGASGGIGGAIAVKLAEEGYHLYLHYHENKKAIEDLLVRLEPFGGEYIPIQADLSSKKGYKKVVKNIFSLDAIIHNSGVSHYGLLYELDDDVAESLINLHVATPLLLTKQLIPKLLSKGSGNIIVISSIWGQTGAACEVAYSTVKGAQIAFVKALSKELAFNGIRVNAVAPGAVQTAMMKGFSFEELETIKNEIPMGKLASPENIADSVSFLLSEKSSYITGQVLAVNGGWYT from the coding sequence ATGAAGAAACATGTATTAATAACTGGAGCGAGCGGTGGAATAGGGGGAGCCATCGCAGTTAAATTAGCGGAGGAAGGTTATCATTTATATTTACATTATCACGAGAATAAAAAGGCTATAGAGGATCTCTTGGTACGCCTTGAACCTTTTGGTGGAGAATATATACCAATTCAAGCAGATTTGTCTTCCAAAAAGGGATATAAAAAAGTAGTAAAAAATATTTTTTCACTTGATGCAATCATTCATAATAGCGGAGTAAGTCACTATGGTCTTTTATATGAGCTTGACGATGATGTAGCTGAATCATTAATTAATCTTCATGTGGCAACTCCGCTGCTGCTTACGAAGCAGCTCATTCCAAAATTGCTGTCAAAAGGGAGTGGCAATATTATTGTTATATCCTCTATTTGGGGGCAAACTGGAGCGGCTTGTGAAGTGGCCTATTCAACCGTTAAAGGTGCTCAAATCGCGTTTGTAAAGGCACTGAGTAAGGAGCTAGCCTTTAATGGTATTAGAGTTAATGCCGTAGCTCCTGGTGCAGTACAAACAGCCATGATGAAGGGCTTTTCATTCGAGGAGCTAGAGACGATAAAAAATGAAATACCGATGGGCAAACTTGCCTCTCCGGAGAATATAGCTGATTCCGTATCATTTCTTTTATCGGAAAAATCATCTTATATTACTGGTCAAGTACTGGCTGTTAACGGTGGATGGTATACATAA
- a CDS encoding DUF3243 domain-containing protein — protein sequence MSVIDNWQQWKDFLGDRLDQGQQQGMNKETVNQLAYQIGDYLARQVDPKNEQQRVLSDMWSVADKDEQMAIAHVMVKLVENNSTQQ from the coding sequence ATGTCTGTAATTGATAATTGGCAGCAGTGGAAAGACTTCCTTGGTGATCGTTTAGATCAGGGACAGCAGCAAGGAATGAATAAAGAAACAGTTAATCAACTTGCCTATCAAATCGGTGATTACTTAGCCAGGCAGGTAGATCCGAAAAATGAACAACAAAGAGTTCTTTCTGATATGTGGTCTGTTGCGGATAAAGATGAACAAATGGCAATTGCACATGTAATGGTGAAACTTGTCGAGAACAACAGTACACAACAATAA
- a CDS encoding helix-turn-helix domain-containing protein — protein MTELGNRLKEARLAKNMSLDDLQVATKIQKRYLIGIEEGNYSMMPGQFYVRAFIKQYAEAVGLHPEEIFEQYKSEIPSTINEDIPEKISRVQSRENISSGNSRVFDILPKLLIALFVIGAAAALWYFYTQKGSNDSGIESSDNSGTEEVKIEESEDFAKDSDKKKKEENETIENDNNSDDEVIGEDETEVEPPKQEISVAESSGRKTVYELKNADKFELKVASTGETWVSITNEKGESFFQGTLTKGGNESQTFDFSKETEAFIKIGKSTETEIYINDEKIEFAIDPAQSVTQDITIRYLPSNE, from the coding sequence TTGACAGAACTCGGTAATCGGCTAAAGGAAGCCCGATTGGCTAAAAATATGAGTCTTGATGACTTGCAAGTTGCTACAAAGATTCAAAAGCGTTATTTAATTGGGATTGAAGAAGGAAACTATAGTATGATGCCTGGACAATTCTACGTACGGGCTTTTATTAAACAATACGCAGAGGCAGTAGGATTGCATCCTGAAGAGATTTTTGAACAATATAAATCTGAAATTCCGTCAACCATTAATGAAGATATCCCAGAAAAGATATCAAGAGTTCAATCTAGGGAAAATATTTCTTCAGGTAATTCGAGAGTATTTGATATTCTTCCGAAATTATTAATTGCTCTCTTTGTTATTGGTGCTGCAGCTGCTTTATGGTATTTTTACACACAGAAAGGCAGTAATGACTCTGGAATAGAATCATCTGATAATAGTGGGACTGAAGAAGTAAAAATAGAAGAATCGGAAGACTTCGCTAAAGATTCCGATAAAAAGAAAAAAGAAGAAAATGAAACAATTGAAAATGATAATAATTCAGATGATGAAGTTATTGGGGAGGATGAAACGGAAGTAGAACCTCCTAAACAGGAAATATCGGTTGCAGAATCAAGCGGTAGAAAAACTGTCTATGAATTAAAAAATGCTGATAAGTTCGAATTAAAAGTAGCGTCGACAGGTGAAACATGGGTTAGCATCACGAACGAAAAGGGCGAATCATTCTTTCAAGGTACTCTAACTAAAGGTGGAAACGAGAGCCAAACCTTTGATTTTTCGAAAGAAACTGAAGCCTTCATTAAAATTGGTAAATCGACTGAGACCGAAATTTATATAAATGATGAAAAAATTGAGTTTGCCATTGATCCTGCTCAATCTGTCACACAGGATATTACCATTCGCTACTTACCGAGCAATGAATAG
- the pgsA gene encoding CDP-diacylglycerol--glycerol-3-phosphate 3-phosphatidyltransferase, translating into MNLPNKITISRICLIPLFLIVMLVPFEWGDVSLLGTTLPVTHLVGALIFIFASATDWIDGHYARKLNLVTNFGKFLDPLADKLLVSAALIVLVELGFAPSWIVIIIISREFAVTGLRLLLAEGGEVVAANMLGKIKTWTQIVAISALLLHNIIFEMFSIPFADIALWIAMFFTIWSGWDYFVKNKQIFDHSK; encoded by the coding sequence ATGAATCTGCCAAATAAAATAACTATCTCAAGAATTTGCTTAATCCCGCTTTTTTTGATTGTGATGCTCGTTCCTTTTGAATGGGGAGATGTTTCGTTATTAGGTACTACTCTTCCTGTCACACATCTGGTCGGAGCATTGATTTTTATTTTTGCTTCTGCAACAGACTGGATTGATGGCCATTATGCAAGGAAGCTTAACCTTGTTACAAATTTCGGAAAATTTCTTGATCCACTTGCTGATAAATTGCTTGTTTCTGCAGCATTGATTGTCCTTGTTGAATTAGGGTTTGCGCCATCTTGGATCGTTATCATTATTATTAGCCGCGAATTTGCCGTTACTGGTCTGCGTCTTCTTCTTGCAGAAGGTGGCGAGGTAGTTGCCGCTAATATGTTAGGTAAAATTAAAACATGGACACAAATTGTTGCCATTTCTGCACTGCTATTACATAATATTATTTTCGAAATGTTTTCTATCCCATTTGCAGATATTGCCCTATGGATTGCGATGTTCTTTACCATATGGTCTGGCTGGGATTATTTTGTGAAAAATAAGCAAATATTCGATCATTCAAAATAA
- a CDS encoding ABC transporter permease — MNLLVIIVSSTMLWAAPLIFTALGGTFSERSGVVNIGLEGLMVIGAFTAIVFNLTFADTFGDLTPWISLLAAMVVGALLSVLHAVASITFRADQVVSGVAINLLALGLSLFLVKFIYGKGQTDAIQKSFHKVDIPFLSDIPVIGDIFFSNTYYTSFVAIIVAFIVWYVIFKTPFGLRLRAVGEHPMAADTMGINVTKIRYIAVILSGALGGIGGGVYAQSITSDFSHATISGQGFMALAAMIFGKWHPLGAMGAALFFGFAQSLSIIGSSLPFLENIPNFYLLIAPYVLTILALTGFIGRADAPKALGTPYIKGNR, encoded by the coding sequence ATGAATCTTCTAGTTATCATCGTATCTTCAACAATGCTTTGGGCTGCACCACTTATTTTCACTGCATTAGGTGGTACCTTTTCTGAACGTTCCGGAGTTGTTAACATTGGATTGGAAGGGTTAATGGTTATTGGCGCTTTTACTGCAATTGTTTTTAATTTAACCTTTGCAGATACTTTTGGAGACTTGACCCCTTGGATTTCATTATTAGCAGCCATGGTTGTAGGAGCTCTTTTGTCTGTTCTTCACGCTGTGGCATCTATAACATTTAGAGCTGATCAGGTTGTTTCTGGGGTAGCTATTAACTTATTAGCACTTGGATTGTCCTTATTCCTTGTCAAATTTATTTATGGAAAAGGTCAAACAGATGCGATACAAAAATCTTTTCACAAGGTTGATATTCCTTTTTTAAGTGATATCCCAGTAATTGGGGATATATTCTTTTCAAACACGTACTATACATCCTTTGTGGCAATTATTGTTGCTTTTATTGTTTGGTATGTTATTTTTAAAACGCCATTCGGATTAAGGCTGCGTGCAGTCGGGGAACACCCTATGGCAGCTGACACAATGGGAATTAATGTAACAAAGATTCGTTATATTGCAGTTATTCTATCTGGTGCACTTGGCGGAATAGGAGGCGGAGTTTATGCTCAATCCATTACTTCTGATTTCAGTCACGCAACGATTAGCGGACAAGGATTTATGGCACTTGCAGCTATGATCTTCGGTAAATGGCATCCTTTAGGTGCGATGGGGGCTGCATTGTTCTTCGGATTTGCACAAAGCTTAAGTATTATTGGTTCAAGCTTACCATTCTTAGAAAATATTCCGAATTTCTATTTATTGATTGCACCATATGTCCTGACTATTCTTGCATTAACAGGATTTATCGGCCGTGCAGATGCACCTAAAGCATTAGGTACTCCTTATATAAAAGGAAATAGGTAA
- a CDS encoding competence/damage-inducible protein A, which translates to MNAEIIAVGSELLLGQIVNTNARFISQQLAELGINVYYHTVVGDNPQRLKDAIEIAESRSNLIIFTGGLGPTKDDLTKETIARHLNKQLIMDEQALKQIELYFERSNRIMTENNKKQAIILEDSQVLPNEHGMAPGMLLDTDNHLYMLLPGPPKEMEPMFLKYGYSILRTKLHDEDVIVSRVLRFFGIGEAMLETEIEDLIDSQSNPTIAPLASDGEVTLRLTAKHNQKETALQLLDETEEAILSRVGHYFYGYDDTSLMNETVKLLNDKALTISCAESLTGGMFQQEITSIPGASAILKGGVVCYTNEVKTNVLNISKKTIEEEGVVSAQCALELAENVSKMMNADIGISFTGVAGPDQLEGKTIGTVYIGIFINGQPIHVEELNFGGTRESIRARSVKYGCYLLIKSLKRNQSAK; encoded by the coding sequence ATGAATGCAGAAATCATTGCTGTTGGTTCTGAATTATTACTAGGTCAGATTGTCAATACAAATGCTCGTTTTATATCACAACAGCTTGCTGAACTAGGGATAAATGTATACTATCATACAGTTGTTGGAGATAATCCCCAACGTCTTAAGGATGCAATAGAAATTGCTGAAAGCCGTTCTAATCTTATTATTTTTACTGGAGGATTAGGTCCGACAAAGGATGATTTGACAAAAGAAACTATTGCTCGCCATTTAAACAAACAACTAATTATGGATGAACAAGCACTAAAGCAAATTGAACTTTATTTTGAGCGTTCCAATAGAATTATGACAGAAAATAATAAAAAGCAAGCAATTATTTTAGAAGATTCGCAAGTGTTGCCAAATGAGCATGGTATGGCTCCTGGGATGCTGCTAGATACTGATAATCATTTGTATATGCTTCTTCCAGGGCCGCCAAAAGAAATGGAACCGATGTTTTTAAAATATGGTTATTCCATCCTTCGTACAAAGCTTCATGATGAGGATGTAATTGTTTCTAGGGTATTAAGATTTTTCGGAATCGGTGAAGCGATGTTGGAAACGGAAATTGAGGATTTGATAGATTCTCAAAGCAATCCAACTATTGCACCGCTTGCTTCAGATGGAGAGGTCACCCTTAGATTGACTGCCAAACATAATCAAAAGGAAACTGCACTGCAGTTATTAGATGAAACAGAGGAAGCAATACTATCCCGTGTCGGTCATTATTTTTATGGTTATGATGATACATCCCTTATGAATGAGACTGTAAAATTGTTAAATGACAAAGCACTAACGATTAGTTGTGCGGAAAGTTTAACGGGAGGTATGTTCCAGCAGGAAATTACATCCATACCAGGTGCAAGTGCTATTCTCAAAGGCGGTGTTGTTTGCTATACGAATGAAGTAAAGACTAATGTTCTTAATATCTCTAAAAAGACAATTGAGGAAGAAGGCGTCGTAAGCGCACAGTGTGCTTTAGAATTAGCAGAAAATGTTTCTAAAATGATGAATGCTGATATTGGTATTAGCTTTACTGGAGTTGCAGGACCTGATCAACTCGAAGGAAAGACCATAGGAACCGTTTATATAGGAATTTTCATAAATGGGCAACCGATTCATGTAGAAGAACTTAATTTTGGAGGAACGAGAGAATCCATTCGTGCAAGAAGTGTAAAATATGGATGTTACCTTTTAATAAAGAGTTTGAAAAGAAATCAGAGTGCGAAATAA